A stretch of Paenibacillus peoriae DNA encodes these proteins:
- a CDS encoding glycoside hydrolase family 32 protein, with translation MKMTREQKYRVIEQAEPGEIASLEEKVEQCHWRQGFHIQPPTGLLNDPNGFSYYQGEYHLFYQWFPLGTDHGMKYWYHLKSRDLATWNSAGIGIAPGDYFDSHGAYSGSALEHEGKLYMLYTGNARDEDWIRHPYQCMAVMDENGRITKWEHPVISNVPEGYTDHFRDPKLWKDGDSFYCVIGAQRTNLTGCAVLYRSTDLHSWEFEGELCTGLESFGYMWECPDYFELNEAGVLIFSPQGLEPSGDENHNIYQSGYVIGKPLDTGTKILEHGAFHELDRGFDFYAPQTMIDPQGRRIMVAWMGLPDIDYPTDPNGWAHCLTLPRELTLHEGKLLQRPIPELTTLRRNREDRVADTLFSESKTYEGFTGTAYELICEVDLLSAKMFGIEFRASETEKTVIKYDAISRKLVLDRSQSGEPVATSYGEIRQCSWDKDHIKLHLFVDASSVEIFVNDGEEVFTSRIFPHPESDEIRFFADKGEALFQAVKWDFT, from the coding sequence ATGAAAATGACAAGAGAACAAAAGTATCGAGTGATCGAGCAGGCAGAGCCCGGTGAAATAGCCAGCTTGGAGGAGAAAGTGGAGCAATGTCACTGGCGGCAGGGGTTTCATATCCAGCCACCGACAGGTTTGCTCAATGACCCTAATGGCTTTTCGTATTACCAAGGTGAATACCACTTATTTTATCAGTGGTTTCCACTCGGAACGGATCATGGGATGAAATACTGGTATCATTTGAAATCCAGAGATTTGGCCACATGGAATAGTGCGGGTATTGGCATTGCACCTGGGGATTATTTTGATTCACATGGGGCTTACTCAGGCAGCGCACTGGAGCATGAGGGCAAATTATATATGCTGTATACGGGAAATGCACGAGATGAAGATTGGATCAGACATCCTTATCAATGCATGGCTGTTATGGACGAGAACGGTCGCATTACTAAATGGGAGCACCCCGTTATTTCCAATGTGCCAGAAGGGTATACAGACCATTTTCGTGATCCCAAGCTATGGAAAGACGGCGATAGCTTTTACTGTGTGATTGGTGCCCAAAGAACGAATTTAACAGGCTGCGCCGTCCTCTACCGATCAACCGACCTTCATTCATGGGAGTTTGAGGGAGAATTGTGCACAGGGCTGGAGTCGTTTGGCTACATGTGGGAATGTCCGGATTATTTTGAACTGAACGAAGCAGGTGTCTTGATCTTTTCTCCTCAGGGCTTGGAGCCTTCCGGGGATGAAAATCACAATATTTATCAATCGGGCTACGTAATCGGCAAGCCGTTAGATACCGGTACAAAAATACTGGAGCACGGCGCATTCCACGAGCTCGACAGAGGCTTTGACTTCTATGCGCCACAGACGATGATTGACCCGCAGGGGCGGCGTATTATGGTGGCATGGATGGGTCTGCCGGATATCGACTATCCCACAGATCCGAACGGATGGGCTCATTGTCTGACATTACCAAGGGAGCTTACGCTTCATGAGGGCAAACTCTTGCAGCGGCCAATTCCTGAGCTGACTACGCTACGCAGAAATCGTGAGGATCGGGTAGCTGACACGTTATTCTCAGAGAGCAAAACCTATGAAGGATTTACAGGTACGGCCTATGAGCTGATCTGTGAGGTAGATCTTTTAAGCGCTAAGATGTTTGGTATTGAATTCCGTGCGAGTGAGACTGAGAAAACGGTAATTAAATATGATGCCATCAGTCGCAAACTTGTATTGGATCGTTCGCAATCAGGTGAGCCTGTAGCCACTTCGTATGGTGAGATACGGCAGTGTTCATGGGATAAAGATCATATCAAACTTCATTTGTTTGTAGATGCGTCTTCAGTTGAGATTTTCGTCAATGATGGGGAAGAGGTGTTCACCAGTCGTATTTTTCCGCATCCAGAGAGTGACGAAATACGCTTTTTTGCCGACAAGGGAGAGGCTCTCTTCCAGGCGGTGAAATGGGATTTTACATGA
- a CDS encoding sucrose-specific PTS transporter subunit IIBC, whose translation MAENREIAKEVIQAIGGQENIASFAHCATRLRIMVHDKEKIDQKKVEEIDKVKGAFFNSGQYQIIFGTGTVNRIFEEVEKLGVTGSSKEEVKSQAKKEGNVFQRSIRTFGDVFVPIIPVLVATGLFMGLRGLLTQPQILALLGMTPQDISPNFLLYTQVLTDTAFAFLPALVAWSAFRVFGGSPVLGIVLGLMLVNPALPNAYSVADGSAHPLTMFGFIPVVGYQGSVLPAFFVGLIGAKLERALRKRVPEALDLILTPFLTLLIMITLGLFAIGPIFHSLEEWVLHGTTFVLDLPFGIAGIVIGFLHQIIVVTGVHHIFNFLEIQLLEKNGANAFNAIITCAMAAQGAACLAVGLKTKNSKLKALALPSSLSAFLGITEPAIFGVNLRYMKPFVMGLIGGAVGGFIASLFHLAATGMAVTVIPGTLLYMNHQLPLYILANLAAMVVAFVLTWMFGYNDKMLEEVKTAGSST comes from the coding sequence ATGGCGGAGAACAGAGAAATAGCTAAAGAAGTGATCCAGGCAATCGGTGGGCAAGAAAATATTGCATCTTTTGCTCATTGCGCGACGCGCTTGCGGATTATGGTGCATGACAAGGAGAAAATTGATCAGAAAAAAGTTGAGGAGATCGACAAGGTCAAGGGTGCTTTCTTCAATTCCGGGCAATATCAGATTATTTTTGGTACAGGTACGGTAAATCGAATTTTCGAAGAGGTTGAAAAGCTTGGCGTGACTGGTTCATCTAAAGAAGAGGTGAAGAGTCAGGCGAAAAAGGAAGGGAACGTCTTCCAGCGCTCCATCCGTACCTTTGGTGATGTGTTTGTACCGATTATTCCTGTGCTGGTCGCTACAGGGCTGTTCATGGGGCTACGTGGCTTGCTCACTCAGCCGCAAATTCTCGCTCTACTTGGCATGACGCCACAGGACATTTCACCCAATTTTCTATTGTACACACAAGTATTAACAGATACGGCCTTTGCTTTTCTGCCAGCGTTAGTCGCATGGTCAGCCTTTAGAGTATTCGGTGGTAGTCCAGTGCTGGGTATCGTTCTCGGTCTGATGCTGGTAAATCCAGCCTTGCCCAACGCTTATAGTGTTGCGGACGGTTCAGCCCACCCGTTGACGATGTTCGGATTCATTCCTGTGGTGGGCTATCAAGGCTCGGTATTGCCAGCTTTCTTCGTGGGCTTGATCGGAGCCAAGCTGGAGCGGGCGCTGCGCAAACGGGTGCCTGAAGCGCTAGATTTGATTCTCACACCGTTTTTAACACTGTTGATCATGATCACTTTGGGATTGTTTGCCATCGGTCCGATTTTCCATTCACTCGAAGAATGGGTGCTGCACGGAACAACGTTTGTGCTGGATTTGCCTTTCGGTATTGCAGGGATTGTCATCGGTTTCTTGCATCAGATTATCGTTGTTACAGGTGTGCATCATATCTTTAATTTCTTGGAGATTCAACTGCTTGAAAAGAACGGCGCGAACGCCTTTAACGCCATCATTACCTGCGCTATGGCTGCTCAAGGTGCTGCCTGTCTGGCGGTTGGACTGAAAACGAAGAATAGCAAGCTAAAAGCGTTAGCACTTCCTTCCTCGTTGTCTGCTTTTCTGGGGATTACGGAACCGGCTATTTTCGGGGTCAACCTGAGATACATGAAGCCTTTTGTCATGGGGCTTATCGGTGGTGCGGTTGGCGGTTTTATCGCTTCACTCTTCCATTTGGCGGCTACAGGTATGGCAGTTACAGTCATTCCAGGCACGTTGCTCTACATGAACCATCAGCTTCCGCTTTACATTTTGGCGAACTTGGCTGCTATGGTTGTAGCCTTTGTCCTGACCTGGATGTTTGGCTATAACGATAAAATGCTGGAAGAGGTCAAAACAGCGGGTTCTTCAACTTAA
- a CDS encoding transposase, translating into MNKRLRTSVVVLGLTVLIGGVITVIQYDKDTYKERHLIEIFFNRVKQYRRWATRYDKTASMFKAFLALISIRMWLK; encoded by the coding sequence GTGAACAAGCGATTAAGAACAAGTGTTGTTGTCTTAGGTCTAACTGTTCTTATCGGAGGGGTTATAACCGTCATTCAATACGACAAGGATACGTATAAAGAACGGCATTTAATCGAAATCTTTTTTAATCGAGTGAAACAGTATCGGCGCTGGGCAACTCGCTATGACAAGACAGCGAGCATGTTCAAGGCTTTTTTGGCGTTGATTTCGATAAGGATGTGGCTCAAATAG
- a CDS encoding NAD(P)-dependent oxidoreductase, whose amino-acid sequence MKILIVGYFTQISKSNIKKYFPNDWDIVIVPPGKEMLHHIGDCQVIIPEHIKVDRDLLSMAKKLKLVQTGAGYDNVDIDACTQLGIWVANAAGVNAQAVAEHVMALMLSYYKNIPYLDRFMKTRTDEKQLDYTGSELKGKTIGIIGFGAVGKKVAEFCRVFDMDVLVNARHAVVQPDSFVKMTDFDNLLSVSDIVTVHTSLNPQTKQLIDKGVFKKMKNTALFINTARGGIVNENDLIAALKDKEISGACLDVFESEPLSIDSELRNLSNVILTPHTAGMPDGVKLHKKRYDFFVNNIKHVKNGEEPESKLNQVL is encoded by the coding sequence ATGAAAATTCTTATAGTAGGCTATTTTACACAAATTTCAAAATCAAATATTAAAAAATATTTTCCTAATGACTGGGACATTGTAATTGTGCCGCCGGGAAAAGAAATGCTGCATCATATTGGAGACTGCCAGGTAATCATACCTGAACATATCAAAGTGGATCGCGACTTACTTTCCATGGCAAAAAAATTGAAGCTGGTACAGACGGGTGCAGGGTATGATAATGTAGATATTGATGCCTGCACGCAACTAGGTATTTGGGTAGCTAATGCTGCAGGAGTGAATGCGCAGGCAGTGGCCGAGCATGTAATGGCGCTGATGTTGTCTTATTATAAAAACATACCCTACCTTGATAGATTCATGAAAACCAGAACAGATGAAAAACAGTTGGATTATACAGGAAGTGAATTAAAAGGTAAAACGATAGGAATTATCGGCTTTGGTGCTGTCGGTAAAAAAGTAGCTGAGTTTTGCAGGGTTTTTGATATGGATGTGCTGGTTAATGCTAGACATGCCGTTGTACAACCTGACAGCTTTGTAAAAATGACGGATTTCGATAATCTTTTAAGCGTATCAGATATAGTCACTGTACATACGTCACTGAATCCGCAAACCAAACAACTGATTGATAAAGGAGTATTCAAAAAGATGAAGAATACCGCACTTTTTATCAATACGGCTCGCGGTGGGATTGTCAATGAAAATGACTTAATAGCTGCTTTAAAAGATAAAGAAATTTCAGGAGCATGCTTGGATGTGTTTGAATCTGAACCGCTTTCAATTGACAGTGAACTAAGGAATCTGAGTAATGTCATACTTACTCCCCATACTGCCGGCATGCCAGATGGCGTCAAGTTGCATAAAAAAAGATATGATTTCTTTGTGAATAATATAAAACATGTAAAAAACGGTGAAGAACCCGAAAGCAAGCTTAATCAGGTGTTATAG
- a CDS encoding helix-turn-helix domain-containing protein, with amino-acid sequence MITLVDIRQDNGVDWYEKASANSDNDDLLFILVTFGKCVYWVNDCKFILGKGETLLLPSHLDYYGKSIPTLFHTKYVIHCRKTCTNSTLPILNTDKPLLIKPGCYDMLHERIKSMYYQWTEHPSYYTMMADCLLTEAMIYMNQEWDKGAISCDRERHVEHMKQYIQNHYREKVTKEELGDAIRKTPNYAATLLREVTRQTISEHVHTQRIKTAIYMLTESRLTIREISEYVGYSDVSYFHRIFKRLTGCSPSEFLDERSSIV; translated from the coding sequence GTGATTACATTGGTAGATATACGGCAGGACAACGGAGTGGACTGGTATGAAAAGGCTAGTGCAAATAGCGACAACGATGACTTACTGTTCATTTTGGTCACCTTTGGCAAATGTGTATATTGGGTGAACGATTGCAAATTCATTCTCGGTAAAGGTGAAACACTGCTTTTACCCAGTCATCTGGATTACTATGGCAAGAGCATTCCTACGCTTTTTCATACCAAGTATGTGATACATTGCCGCAAAACATGTACGAACAGCACACTTCCCATCCTGAATACTGACAAGCCGTTGTTGATCAAGCCCGGATGCTACGACATGCTGCATGAACGGATCAAATCGATGTACTATCAATGGACTGAACACCCAAGCTACTACACCATGATGGCTGACTGTCTGCTGACCGAGGCCATGATATATATGAATCAGGAATGGGACAAAGGCGCCATTTCTTGCGATCGAGAGCGACATGTGGAACATATGAAACAGTATATCCAGAACCATTACCGGGAAAAGGTAACCAAGGAGGAGCTTGGCGACGCCATCCGTAAAACCCCCAATTATGCCGCGACGCTGCTGCGTGAGGTAACACGCCAAACGATCAGCGAGCATGTACATACGCAACGTATTAAAACCGCCATCTACATGCTGACCGAGTCCCGGCTAACGATTCGTGAAATTTCGGAGTATGTGGGATATAGTGATGTGTCCTATTTCCATCGAATCTTCAAACGGTTAACAGGCTGCTCACCGTCCGAATTTCTGGATGAACGTTCCTCCATCGTTTAG
- the pyk gene encoding pyruvate kinase, whose product MLKTKIICTMGPACDSIHLLKEMIQAGMTVARLNMAHGELEDHVKRIENVRQAAKEMNTFIPVMMDIKGPEIRIGKLREASCLLKPGSQLILTTEEILGDEHRISVNYPDMPKDIKPGDRILIDDGLVDLTVTSIEGTEMICNIVSGGILKPRKGVNLPGIHTTLPGVTERDVRHIQFGVEQRVELIAASFVRKGDDIREIREILKGHHAEHVQIYSKIENAEGMENLDDIIEASDGIMVARGDLGVEVPIQDVPVMQKEMIDKCNLVGKPVIVATHMLESMQVNPRPTRAEVSDVFNAVMQGADVVMLSGESAAGKYPVESVRTMAAVAASAESQLDYQEQFDKRRARQSTNITEVISQGAVSSSLELDAKAIITSTASGFTARMVSKYRPKAPIIAVTPNNTVFAKICLLSGVFPIKGDKVATTDEMFESSIRNALNAGYIHKGDTVVLSAGVPVAEAGTTNLIRVYQV is encoded by the coding sequence ATGCTTAAAACGAAAATTATTTGTACTATGGGACCTGCCTGTGACTCCATTCATTTGTTAAAAGAAATGATCCAGGCTGGTATGACTGTAGCCCGCTTGAATATGGCTCACGGTGAGCTGGAAGATCACGTTAAACGTATCGAAAATGTGCGTCAGGCTGCGAAGGAAATGAATACCTTTATCCCTGTCATGATGGATATTAAAGGACCGGAAATACGGATTGGCAAGCTGAGAGAGGCATCTTGTCTGCTGAAGCCAGGTAGCCAGCTCATTCTGACCACAGAAGAGATTCTAGGGGACGAGCATCGTATTTCAGTGAATTACCCGGATATGCCGAAGGACATCAAACCAGGCGACCGCATTCTCATTGACGACGGTTTGGTTGATCTGACTGTAACCTCCATCGAAGGTACGGAAATGATTTGTAATATTGTAAGCGGCGGTATTTTGAAGCCGAGAAAAGGTGTAAACCTGCCAGGGATTCATACAACCCTTCCAGGCGTAACGGAGCGAGATGTGAGACACATCCAATTTGGGGTGGAGCAGCGCGTTGAGCTTATTGCGGCTTCTTTTGTGCGTAAAGGCGACGATATCCGCGAAATCCGTGAGATTTTGAAGGGCCATCATGCGGAGCATGTCCAAATTTATTCCAAAATTGAAAATGCTGAAGGCATGGAAAACCTGGATGATATTATCGAAGCTTCCGATGGCATTATGGTAGCCCGTGGCGATCTGGGCGTCGAGGTGCCGATTCAAGATGTGCCTGTGATGCAAAAAGAAATGATCGACAAGTGTAATCTGGTCGGCAAGCCCGTTATCGTAGCTACCCACATGCTGGAATCCATGCAGGTGAACCCGCGTCCGACGAGAGCTGAAGTTAGTGACGTGTTTAATGCCGTTATGCAAGGAGCCGATGTTGTTATGCTGTCAGGTGAATCTGCTGCAGGTAAATATCCTGTCGAGTCTGTACGGACCATGGCTGCGGTAGCTGCCAGTGCAGAATCACAATTGGATTATCAGGAGCAGTTCGATAAGCGCAGAGCACGTCAGAGCACCAACATTACCGAAGTGATTAGTCAGGGTGCGGTAAGTTCGTCTCTGGAGCTGGATGCCAAAGCGATTATTACCTCGACTGCCAGTGGATTCACGGCACGTATGGTATCCAAATATCGTCCGAAGGCGCCTATTATTGCGGTTACTCCGAATAATACGGTATTCGCTAAAATTTGCCTGTTATCCGGTGTGTTCCCGATCAAAGGGGATAAAGTAGCTACAACGGATGAAATGTTCGAATCCTCCATCCGTAACGCTCTGAATGCAGGATATATCCATAAAGGTGACACTGTAGTCCTGTCGGCGGGTGTTCCAGTCGCTGAGGCGGGCACCACTAACTTGATCCGAGTATACCAAGTGTAA
- a CDS encoding DUF805 domain-containing protein produces the protein MQWYLNGLKNYVGFQGRARRTEYWMFVLFSAIASFVVSLIDSLVGLSPVLTLIYSLAVLLPSLAVMARRLHDTGRSGWWILISLIPLVGSIILIVFFCQDSQPSDNKYGKNPKL, from the coding sequence ATGCAATGGTATTTAAATGGATTAAAAAACTATGTAGGATTCCAAGGTAGAGCAAGACGTACAGAGTATTGGATGTTTGTACTATTTAGTGCAATCGCTAGCTTTGTAGTCAGCCTGATCGATAGTCTTGTAGGCTTATCACCGGTATTGACTTTGATTTATTCTCTTGCTGTCCTGTTGCCATCCTTGGCCGTTATGGCCCGTAGACTGCATGACACAGGTAGAAGCGGATGGTGGATTCTAATCAGTCTGATCCCTCTCGTAGGGTCAATTATTTTGATTGTATTCTTCTGCCAAGACAGTCAGCCTAGCGACAATAAGTATGGAAAAAACCCTAAATTGTAA
- a CDS encoding LamG-like jellyroll fold domain-containing protein, with amino-acid sequence MKHLFVRKVTAASLAGALLLPASLVGAEQTLNLDTVEAQSVGQTSLQAQDMGNLSIQSKKAVSFKETSVHDPSILKVKDTFYIFGSHLAAAKSKDLMNWDTIATGVANGNALIPNVKEELKEALDWAQTDTLWAADVIQLADGKFYMYYNACKGDSPRSAMGLAVADKIEGPYKNKGIFLKSGMWDQPSEDGAIYDATKHPNAVDPDTFYDKNGKLWMVYGSYSGGIFIMQMDEKTGKPLPGQGYGKKLTGGNHARMEGPYIQYSPQTDYYYLFLSYGGLSADGGYNLRVARSKTPDGPFYDAEGNDMIKVKANPDKPLFDDASIEPYGVKLIGNYLIPREIGDPGTGLGAGYVSPGHNSAYYDPKTKKHFVIFHSRFPGRGEQFEVRVHEMFMNADGWPVVAPYRYSGDEDSLKRLSDKDVLGQYSYVNHGKDISANIKQAVIVNLDRGGKLSGGMNGTWKLGADNQLEITAEGTKYKGVFLRHRDPDTGAKTLAFTALSSKGVAVWGSLKPDLKASKIVTAVQKDLSLGDTSNVLYNLTLPTQAAQDTTISWESTHPENISVTGDVYRPEAGSQPVTVTLTATIKKDKATAKKSFTAIVPGQAQGPQLARYSWSEDQGTTVVDSTYNQFDGKTYGGAAWDKDGKLGGALVLNGKDGYVQLPNTVTDAKDFTFSAWVNWKGGAAWQRIFDFGNGQARHMFLTPSQGSGVLQFTIHEGTDQSLLSKSSLPLNQWTHVAVTLEGNTGKLYVNGEEVAVNDGITFNPNELLTSEAYLGKSRFAADAYFNGSLDEVQLYNKALTAEEIKALAEL; translated from the coding sequence ATGAAGCATTTATTTGTTCGTAAAGTAACGGCAGCTTCACTCGCAGGTGCGCTGTTGTTGCCTGCTTCTTTGGTAGGCGCCGAGCAAACACTCAATTTAGATACAGTTGAGGCTCAAAGTGTGGGTCAAACTTCCCTTCAGGCTCAAGATATGGGGAACCTTTCAATCCAAAGTAAAAAGGCCGTTTCCTTCAAGGAGACTTCCGTACATGATCCATCCATCCTGAAAGTGAAAGACACATTTTACATTTTTGGCTCCCATCTTGCGGCTGCCAAGTCCAAAGACCTCATGAATTGGGATACGATTGCTACAGGAGTGGCGAATGGTAATGCATTAATTCCCAACGTTAAAGAAGAATTAAAGGAAGCACTGGATTGGGCGCAGACAGACACGCTGTGGGCAGCTGATGTCATTCAACTGGCAGATGGCAAGTTCTATATGTATTATAACGCTTGTAAAGGTGATTCCCCGCGTTCAGCAATGGGCCTAGCAGTTGCTGATAAAATTGAAGGGCCGTATAAGAATAAAGGGATTTTTCTAAAATCCGGTATGTGGGACCAACCGAGTGAGGATGGGGCGATCTATGACGCAACCAAGCATCCGAACGCCGTGGACCCGGACACCTTTTACGATAAGAACGGCAAGCTGTGGATGGTATATGGCTCCTACTCAGGAGGCATCTTCATTATGCAGATGGATGAAAAAACAGGGAAGCCGCTCCCAGGTCAAGGCTACGGGAAAAAGCTGACAGGCGGCAACCATGCTCGTATGGAAGGGCCGTACATACAATACAGTCCGCAAACGGACTACTATTACTTGTTCCTATCGTATGGTGGATTGTCAGCGGATGGCGGATACAACCTACGGGTGGCTCGGTCCAAAACACCGGATGGTCCTTTCTACGATGCTGAAGGCAACGATATGATCAAGGTCAAGGCGAATCCGGACAAACCACTTTTTGATGACGCTTCCATTGAACCATACGGTGTCAAACTGATAGGTAATTACCTGATTCCAAGAGAAATTGGTGATCCGGGTACAGGACTGGGTGCAGGCTATGTGTCGCCCGGACACAACTCGGCTTATTATGATCCCAAGACGAAAAAGCATTTTGTCATTTTTCATTCACGTTTCCCTGGGAGAGGCGAACAGTTTGAAGTGCGGGTACATGAAATGTTCATGAACGCTGACGGTTGGCCTGTGGTTGCTCCTTATCGTTATTCGGGAGATGAGGATTCACTGAAAAGGCTGTCAGATAAGGATGTCCTCGGTCAATACTCGTATGTAAATCATGGGAAGGATATTTCGGCAAATATTAAGCAAGCTGTTATCGTCAATCTGGATCGCGGTGGCAAACTGTCTGGTGGAATGAACGGTACATGGAAGTTGGGGGCAGACAATCAGTTGGAAATTACAGCAGAGGGCACGAAGTACAAAGGTGTATTCCTGCGGCACCGTGATCCAGACACAGGTGCCAAGACGCTTGCTTTTACCGCATTATCCTCCAAGGGTGTTGCGGTATGGGGTTCGCTAAAGCCTGACCTGAAGGCCAGCAAGATTGTAACTGCTGTGCAGAAGGACCTTAGTCTGGGCGATACGAGCAATGTTCTTTATAATCTGACGCTACCTACTCAAGCAGCACAAGATACCACTATTTCATGGGAGTCCACCCACCCGGAGAATATTTCTGTGACAGGTGATGTATACCGTCCAGAAGCCGGTTCTCAGCCTGTAACAGTTACATTGACGGCGACCATTAAAAAGGACAAAGCCACCGCTAAGAAAAGCTTTACAGCCATTGTTCCCGGGCAGGCCCAAGGTCCTCAGCTCGCACGCTATTCGTGGAGTGAAGATCAAGGAACTACGGTTGTCGACAGCACATACAATCAATTTGATGGTAAGACCTATGGTGGTGCTGCATGGGATAAAGACGGGAAGCTTGGCGGTGCGCTTGTCCTAAACGGTAAGGATGGTTACGTGCAACTACCAAATACAGTAACAGATGCGAAGGATTTTACCTTTTCCGCTTGGGTGAACTGGAAGGGCGGTGCAGCTTGGCAACGGATTTTTGACTTCGGCAACGGCCAAGCCCGGCATATGTTTCTTACCCCTTCCCAAGGTAGCGGTGTACTCCAGTTTACAATCCATGAAGGTACGGATCAAAGCTTGCTTTCCAAATCATCATTACCGCTAAACCAGTGGACACATGTAGCGGTTACACTGGAAGGGAATACAGGGAAATTGTATGTAAATGGTGAGGAAGTAGCTGTTAATGACGGTATTACCTTTAATCCCAATGAGTTGCTGACGAGCGAGGCTTATCTCGGCAAAAGCCGCTTTGCCGCCGATGCTTACTTCAATGGCAGCCTGGATGAAGTTCAATTGTATAACAAAGCGCTGACAGCAGAGGAAATTAAAGCACTGGCAGAATTGTAG
- a CDS encoding cold-shock protein → MQTGTVKWFNAEKGFGFIEVEGGSDVFVHFSAIQGEGFKSLDEGQRVEFNVVEGNRGPQAENVVKL, encoded by the coding sequence ATGCAAACAGGTACAGTTAAATGGTTTAACGCAGAAAAAGGTTTCGGTTTCATCGAGGTTGAAGGTGGAAGCGACGTATTCGTACATTTCTCCGCAATCCAAGGCGAAGGTTTCAAATCTTTGGACGAAGGCCAACGCGTAGAATTCAACGTAGTTGAAGGAAACCGTGGACCACAAGCTGAGAACGTTGTAAAACTGTAA
- a CDS encoding cold-shock protein has translation MYNSRKKPMDEIPEEITTVWNCASDTCNGWMRDNFAFSVEPTCPICGSAMVKGEKKLAVLNNTSFNHTKQS, from the coding sequence ATGTACAATTCACGGAAAAAGCCAATGGATGAGATTCCTGAGGAAATTACAACTGTCTGGAATTGCGCCAGCGATACATGTAACGGCTGGATGCGAGATAACTTCGCTTTTTCTGTCGAGCCGACATGCCCCATTTGCGGTTCTGCCATGGTGAAGGGCGAGAAAAAGCTGGCTGTTTTAAATAATACGAGCTTCAACCATACCAAACAATCCTAA
- a CDS encoding alpha/beta fold hydrolase: MGYYIEVERGVKLYVEDIGEGIPVLMVHGWPLDHRMYEYQAALLPAYGYRCIQIDLRGFGKSDRPWHGYNYDRLADDLLAVMQALQLNQVRLIGFSMGGAVVTRYMSRHRGFGVNQLILIGAATPRFTPTSDFPYGTPVTEVDKLIKQAYTDRPQLVTSFGEMLFANPVSQSLRDWLRDQGFAATVHSMACTLYSLRDSDLRPDLPCIHVPTWILHGKLDRVCPFPLAVQTQKGIAGSRLIPFERSGHGVFYEALPEFNSILLSILAPSSAHN, translated from the coding sequence ATGGGATATTATATTGAGGTGGAACGCGGCGTGAAGCTGTATGTCGAGGATATTGGAGAAGGCATCCCTGTTCTGATGGTGCACGGCTGGCCGCTGGATCACCGAATGTACGAATACCAGGCCGCCTTGCTGCCTGCTTACGGGTATCGCTGTATTCAGATCGACCTTAGGGGGTTCGGCAAGTCTGATCGACCATGGCATGGATACAATTATGATCGATTGGCAGACGATCTGCTGGCTGTGATGCAGGCACTTCAGTTAAATCAGGTACGGCTGATCGGGTTTTCCATGGGGGGAGCTGTGGTTACACGCTACATGAGCAGACACCGGGGATTTGGTGTCAATCAGTTGATCCTGATCGGAGCAGCTACGCCTCGATTCACCCCAACCAGCGACTTTCCTTATGGTACTCCTGTCACAGAGGTAGATAAACTCATCAAACAAGCCTATACAGATCGTCCACAACTGGTAACTTCTTTTGGCGAAATGTTGTTTGCTAATCCCGTCAGCCAGAGCTTACGCGACTGGTTACGTGACCAGGGCTTTGCGGCAACAGTTCATAGCATGGCTTGTACTTTGTACTCACTACGTGACTCTGATTTGCGCCCTGATTTGCCATGTATACACGTGCCCACCTGGATTCTACACGGCAAGCTGGATCGGGTCTGTCCTTTCCCCCTGGCTGTCCAAACTCAAAAAGGAATTGCCGGATCAAGACTTATTCCTTTCGAACGAAGCGGCCACGGTGTGTTTTACGAAGCGCTACCCGAATTTAACTCTATCTTACTGAGCATACTAGCCCCATCCTCCGCACATAATTGA